One Streptomyces sp. NBC_01217 genomic region harbors:
- a CDS encoding S1C family serine protease, with the protein MDASHFRGPIRRLLPLTAGACALALVSVSGCSDANSDSSAAEPTKSASAPRTVGDLQDDFQEVIKNVLPSVVQIDASNTLGSGVVYDSKGHIVTNAHVVGNEKTFKVTVATGEMVQKASLVATYPEQDLAVIKLDSVPAGLKPATFGVSEKVGVGQIVLAMGSPLGLSSSVTQGIVSALGRTVSESRADGGTGATIANMVQTSAAINPGNSGGALVNLNSEVIGIPTLGAIDPQLGDSAAPGIGFAIPVSMVKTVADQIIKSGKVTDSGRAALDITGRTVVDDAYRPAGVALAGVAKGGAADKAGLRVGDIIIKLGDVPVTTITSLSEALASDKPGQKVTVTYLRNEAEKTAQVTLGEI; encoded by the coding sequence ATGGATGCTTCCCACTTCCGCGGCCCTATACGCCGGCTGCTGCCTCTGACCGCAGGTGCCTGTGCCCTCGCCCTGGTGAGCGTGAGCGGCTGCTCGGACGCGAACTCCGATTCCTCGGCGGCCGAGCCCACGAAGTCGGCCTCCGCTCCCCGGACCGTCGGTGATCTGCAGGACGACTTCCAGGAAGTGATCAAGAACGTGCTGCCGTCGGTCGTGCAGATCGACGCCTCCAACACTCTGGGCTCCGGAGTCGTCTACGACTCCAAGGGCCATATCGTCACCAACGCCCATGTGGTCGGCAACGAGAAGACGTTCAAGGTCACCGTCGCCACCGGCGAGATGGTGCAGAAGGCCTCGCTGGTCGCCACGTATCCGGAACAGGATCTGGCCGTCATCAAGCTCGACAGTGTCCCGGCGGGACTGAAGCCCGCGACGTTCGGTGTCTCGGAGAAGGTCGGGGTGGGACAGATCGTGCTGGCGATGGGCTCGCCGCTCGGGCTGTCCTCCAGCGTCACCCAGGGCATCGTCTCGGCGCTCGGCCGGACCGTGAGCGAGAGCCGCGCGGACGGTGGCACGGGCGCGACGATCGCGAACATGGTGCAGACCTCGGCGGCGATCAACCCGGGCAACAGCGGCGGTGCGCTGGTCAACCTGAACAGCGAGGTGATCGGCATCCCGACGCTGGGGGCGATCGACCCGCAGCTGGGCGACAGCGCGGCGCCGGGGATCGGGTTCGCGATCCCCGTGTCGATGGTGAAGACGGTCGCCGATCAGATCATCAAGAGCGGCAAGGTCACCGACTCGGGCCGGGCGGCGCTGGACATCACCGGCCGCACGGTCGTCGACGACGCCTACCGGCCGGCCGGGGTGGCGCTGGCCGGCGTGGCGAAGGGCGGCGCCGCGGACAAGGCGGGGCTGCGGGTCGGCGACATCATCATCAAGCTGGGGGACGTGCCGGTCACCACGATCACGTCCCTGTCGGAGGCGCTGGCCTCGGACAAGCCGGGCCAGAAGGTCACCGTGACGTACCTGCGCAACGAGGCGGAGAAGACGGCACAGGTCACCCTGGGCGAGATCTAG